The proteins below are encoded in one region of Segatella copri:
- a CDS encoding S1C family serine protease has translation MKKSKLLIVLIMCLFVSCAHKSGHKRLNRSAESATERESVRTPDSEDNVTSATAEYGDNNEILNGKTIFNRYGNAVFMVFTTDGTNTYQGSGFFINSHGLAVSNYHVFKGTAIGAEQIKLVGSDTAYKVSKVVKSDEEEDFILFFVDVDDVPYIPLAKEKPSVGDKVYAIGSPRGLENTFSSGEVSQWRDTNLMQINALIDHGSSGGALINEYGEVVGVTSGTFYDGSQANLNYAWSIDAIKPYLK, from the coding sequence ATGAAAAAAAGTAAGTTACTTATAGTACTTATAATGTGTTTATTTGTCTCTTGTGCTCACAAATCTGGGCATAAGAGACTTAATAGAAGTGCAGAGTCTGCAACAGAAAGGGAATCTGTAAGAACTCCTGATTCTGAAGATAACGTAACTTCTGCTACAGCAGAATATGGAGATAATAATGAAATCCTGAATGGCAAAACTATATTTAATAGATATGGAAATGCCGTGTTCATGGTCTTTACTACAGATGGTACAAATACCTATCAAGGTTCTGGCTTTTTCATAAACTCTCATGGATTGGCCGTTAGTAATTACCATGTTTTTAAGGGTACAGCTATTGGTGCTGAGCAGATAAAACTGGTTGGGAGTGATACTGCATATAAGGTTTCGAAAGTTGTTAAGTCTGATGAAGAGGAAGATTTTATCTTGTTCTTCGTCGATGTTGATGATGTTCCTTATATACCGTTAGCTAAAGAAAAGCCAAGTGTTGGCGATAAGGTTTATGCTATAGGTAGCCCTAGAGGATTAGAGAATACATTCTCTTCAGGAGAAGTATCGCAATGGCGTGATACCAATTTGATGCAAATTAATGCATTGATAGATCATGGAAGTAGTGGTGGTGCTTTAATCAATGAGTATGGTGAAGTTGTAGGGGTTACATCTGGAACTTTTTATGATGGTTCGCAAGCAAATTTAAATTATGCTTGGAGTATTGACGCTATTAAACCTTATCTTAAGTAG